A region of Zeugodacus cucurbitae isolate PBARC_wt_2022May chromosome 5, idZeuCucr1.2, whole genome shotgun sequence DNA encodes the following proteins:
- the LOC105215154 gene encoding uncharacterized protein LOC105215154: protein MKFFAALLLLVCLVVASQAQGGGGGGGPYGGGGGGPYGGGGGPYGGGGGGPYGGGGGGPYGGGGGPYGGGGGGPFGGGGGGGYKR from the coding sequence ATGAAGTTCTTCGCTGcactgttgctgttggtgtgtTTGGTTGTTGCGAGTCAAGCGCAAGGAGGTGGCGGAGGCGGCGGCCCATATGGTGGAGGTGGTGGTGGACCATATGGTGGCGGCGGTGGTCCCTATGGTGGTGGCGGTGGAGGGCCTtatggtggtggcggcggtggaCCTTATGGTGGAGGTGGTGGACCTTATGGTGGAGGCGGTGGTGGTCCATTTGGTGGAGGTGGTGGCGGTGGCTACAAACGTTAA